The following are encoded in a window of Streptomyces sp. 11x1 genomic DNA:
- a CDS encoding response regulator transcription factor, with product MSSAEGARAPEPQRILIVDDEPAVRDALKRSLAFEGYDTEVAVDGADALEKATAYRPDLVILDVQMPRMDGLTAARRIRGAGDTTPILMLTARDTVGDRVTGLDAGADDYLVKPFELDELFARVRALMRRSSYAAAVAQSAEVDEALTFADLRMDLATREVTRGGRPVELTRTEFTLLEMFMAHPRQVLTREQILKAVWGFDFEPSSNSLDVYVMYLRRKTEAGGEPRLVHTVRGVGYVLRQGGAE from the coding sequence ATGAGCTCCGCCGAAGGCGCCCGCGCCCCCGAACCCCAGCGCATCCTCATCGTCGACGACGAGCCGGCGGTACGTGACGCGCTCAAGCGCAGCCTCGCCTTCGAGGGCTACGACACCGAGGTCGCCGTCGACGGCGCCGACGCGCTGGAGAAGGCGACCGCGTACCGGCCGGACCTGGTGATCCTCGACGTACAGATGCCGCGCATGGACGGGCTGACCGCCGCCCGCCGGATCCGCGGCGCGGGCGACACGACCCCGATCCTGATGCTCACCGCCCGCGACACGGTCGGCGACCGCGTCACGGGCCTCGACGCCGGCGCGGACGACTACCTGGTCAAGCCGTTCGAGCTGGACGAACTCTTCGCCCGGGTCCGCGCGTTGATGCGCCGCAGCTCCTACGCGGCAGCCGTCGCCCAGAGCGCCGAGGTGGACGAGGCGCTCACCTTCGCGGACCTGCGGATGGATCTGGCGACGCGGGAGGTCACCCGGGGCGGGCGGCCGGTGGAGCTGACCCGCACGGAGTTCACGCTCCTGGAGATGTTCATGGCGCACCCGCGCCAGGTCCTCACCCGCGAGCAGATCCTGAAGGCCGTCTGGGGCTTCGACTTCGAGCCGTCCTCCAACTCCCTCGACGTGTACGTCATGTACCTGCGCCGCAAGACCGAGGCGGGCGGCGAGCCGCGGCTCGTCCACACCGTGCGGGGCGTGGGGTACGTACTGCGACAGGGCGGCGCGGAGTGA
- a CDS encoding trypsin-like peptidase domain-containing protein: MTESFRRSGEYENPYEGQQNPYQGQQHASAPVNPANPVNPEWPPPPAYDPGTATAASAQAAPTALLTEPVSSAPTSRRRTRGPIALLAAVAFVAAAIGGGTAYGIQELTDTGTVASSSTSTSVVPTSQKGTVSGVASAVSPSIVEINATSNAGESTGSGVIITSDGEIVTNNHVISGASQIKVTTSNGKSYTAEVVGTDSKKDLALIKLRDASGLKAATLGDSAGVKVGDQVVAIGSPEGLTGTVTSGIVSALDRDVTVSTDESQGQQQGGGGGQWPFEFGGRQFNGDTGSSTTTYKALQTDASLNPGNSGGALIDMNGNIIGINSAMYSAADATSSSAGSVGLGFAIPIDTVKADLSTLRAGGSD; encoded by the coding sequence ATGACCGAGAGCTTCCGCCGCAGCGGCGAGTACGAGAACCCGTACGAGGGTCAGCAGAACCCGTACCAGGGGCAGCAGCACGCCTCCGCCCCGGTGAACCCGGCGAACCCCGTGAACCCGGAGTGGCCGCCCCCGCCGGCGTACGACCCGGGGACCGCGACCGCGGCCTCGGCGCAGGCCGCCCCCACCGCGCTCCTCACCGAGCCGGTGTCCTCCGCGCCCACGTCCCGAAGGCGTACCCGGGGCCCCATCGCACTGCTCGCGGCCGTGGCGTTCGTCGCGGCGGCGATCGGCGGCGGTACGGCGTACGGCATCCAGGAGCTGACCGACACGGGCACCGTGGCCTCCAGCTCCACCAGCACCAGCGTGGTGCCGACCAGCCAGAAGGGCACGGTCTCCGGGGTCGCCTCGGCGGTCAGCCCGAGCATCGTGGAGATCAACGCCACCTCGAACGCGGGTGAGTCCACCGGTTCCGGTGTGATCATCACCAGCGACGGTGAGATCGTCACCAACAACCACGTGATCTCCGGCGCCTCCCAGATCAAGGTGACGACCAGCAACGGCAAGTCCTACACGGCCGAGGTCGTCGGCACCGACAGCAAGAAGGACCTCGCCCTCATCAAGCTCCGGGACGCCTCCGGGCTGAAGGCCGCCACGCTGGGCGACTCCGCCGGGGTCAAGGTCGGCGACCAGGTCGTGGCGATCGGTTCTCCCGAGGGTCTGACGGGCACCGTGACCAGCGGCATCGTCTCCGCGCTCGACCGTGACGTCACGGTCTCGACGGACGAGAGCCAGGGTCAGCAGCAGGGCGGTGGCGGCGGGCAGTGGCCGTTCGAGTTCGGCGGCCGGCAGTTCAACGGCGACACCGGCTCCTCGACCACCACGTACAAGGCGCTCCAGACCGACGCCTCCCTCAACCCCGGGAACTCCGGCGGCGCCCTCATCGACATGAACGGCAACATCATCGGGATCAACTCCGCGATGTACTCCGCCGCGGACGCCACCTCCTCCAGCGCCGGCAGCGTCGGCCTCGGCTTCGCCATCCCGATCGACACGGTCAAGGCCGACCTGAGCACGCTGCGGGCGGGCGGGTCGGACTGA
- a CDS encoding LacI family DNA-binding transcriptional regulator — MAKVTRDDVARLAGTSTAVVSYVINNGPRPVAPATRERVLAAIKELGYRPDRVAQAMASRRTDLIGMIVPDARQPFFGEMTHAVEQAAAERGKMVLVGNTDYVAEREVHYLRAFLGMRVSGLILVSHALNDNAAAEIDAWDARVVLLHERPEAIDDVAVVTDDIGGAKLAVDHLLSHGYAYVACMGGLAETPLVGDPVSDHVEGWRRAMDEAGISTEGRLFQAPYNRYDAYRVALELLSGPARPPAIFCSTDDQAIGVLRAARELRIEVPNELAVAGFDDVKEAALTDPPLTTIATDRTGMARAAVDLVLDDGIRVAGSRGERVKLFPSKLVARRSCGCE; from the coding sequence GTGGCCAAGGTGACTCGGGATGACGTGGCAAGACTGGCGGGAACATCGACCGCCGTCGTCAGCTACGTCATCAACAACGGACCCCGGCCGGTCGCACCGGCCACGCGCGAGCGTGTCCTCGCCGCCATCAAGGAGCTGGGGTACCGCCCGGACCGAGTCGCCCAGGCGATGGCCTCCCGGCGTACCGATCTCATAGGCATGATCGTGCCGGACGCGCGCCAGCCCTTCTTCGGTGAGATGACGCACGCCGTGGAGCAGGCCGCCGCCGAGCGCGGGAAGATGGTGCTCGTCGGCAACACCGACTACGTCGCCGAGCGCGAGGTCCACTATCTGCGGGCGTTCCTCGGGATGCGCGTCTCCGGGCTGATCCTCGTCAGCCACGCCCTCAACGACAACGCCGCCGCCGAGATAGACGCGTGGGACGCGCGGGTCGTGCTGCTGCACGAGCGGCCCGAGGCGATCGACGACGTGGCCGTGGTGACCGACGACATCGGCGGCGCGAAGCTCGCCGTCGACCATCTGCTCTCCCACGGGTACGCGTACGTCGCCTGTATGGGTGGCCTCGCCGAGACCCCGCTGGTCGGCGACCCCGTCTCCGACCATGTCGAGGGCTGGCGGCGGGCGATGGACGAGGCGGGGATCTCCACGGAGGGGCGGCTGTTCCAGGCGCCCTACAACCGCTACGACGCGTACCGGGTGGCGCTGGAGCTGCTGTCGGGCCCGGCCCGGCCCCCGGCGATCTTCTGCTCCACCGACGACCAGGCGATCGGGGTGCTGCGGGCCGCGCGCGAGCTGCGCATCGAGGTGCCGAACGAGCTGGCCGTGGCCGGGTTCGACGACGTCAAGGAGGCGGCGCTGACGGACCCGCCGCTGACGACGATCGCGACGGACCGTACGGGCATGGCCCGAGCCGCGGTGGACCTGGTGCTGGACGACGGCATCCGGGTGGCCGGGTCCCGGGGCGAGCGGGTGAAGCTGTTCCCGTCGAAGCTGGTCGCTCGACGGTCGTGCGGGTGCGAGTAG
- a CDS encoding response regulator transcription factor, translating to MSSLLLLTNALQPSTEVLPALGLLLHNVRVAPAEGPALVDTPGADVILIDGRRDLPQVRSLCQLLRSTGPGCPLILVVTEGGLAAVTADWGIDDVLLDTAGPAEVEARLRLAMGRQQIVNDDSPMEIRNGDLSVDEATYSAKLKGRVLDLTFKEFELLKYLAQHPGRVFTRAQLLQEVWGYDYFGGTRTVDVHVRRLRAKLGPEHESLIGTVRNVGYRFVTPEKAERVGDEAKVKAAPSKAADADETAPLDAVEIPAEA from the coding sequence ATGAGTTCTCTGCTGCTCCTGACCAACGCCCTCCAGCCTTCCACGGAGGTGCTTCCGGCCCTCGGCCTGCTGCTGCACAACGTGCGCGTGGCCCCGGCGGAAGGCCCCGCTCTCGTCGACACCCCCGGTGCCGACGTCATCCTCATCGACGGGCGCCGTGACCTGCCGCAGGTCCGCAGCCTGTGTCAGCTGCTGCGCTCCACCGGGCCCGGCTGCCCCCTCATCCTCGTCGTGACCGAGGGCGGTCTCGCCGCCGTCACCGCCGACTGGGGCATCGACGACGTGCTCCTCGACACGGCCGGCCCGGCCGAGGTCGAGGCGCGCCTGCGGCTGGCCATGGGCAGGCAGCAGATCGTCAACGACGACTCCCCCATGGAGATCCGCAACGGCGACCTCTCGGTGGACGAGGCGACCTACAGCGCCAAGCTCAAGGGGCGCGTCCTCGACCTCACCTTCAAGGAGTTCGAGCTCCTCAAGTACCTCGCCCAGCACCCGGGCCGCGTCTTCACCCGCGCACAGCTGCTCCAGGAGGTCTGGGGCTACGACTACTTCGGCGGTACGCGGACGGTCGACGTGCACGTACGGCGGCTGCGCGCCAAGCTCGGCCCCGAGCACGAGTCGCTGATCGGAACCGTCCGGAACGTCGGTTATCGATTCGTTACGCCTGAGAAGGCGGAGCGCGTCGGCGACGAGGCGAAGGTCAAGGCCGCCCCCTCAAAGGCGGCGGATGCGGACGAGACGGCGCCCCTGGACGCCGTGGAGATCCCGGCCGAGGCGTAG
- a CDS encoding alpha/beta fold hydrolase: protein MSAGPAGHVTRSFDIPNSETADRTLSGPPRTPLRRFLRTDDGVNIEAVYDPKSVVYNGPEDTGTPPSGHLADRCGDRFDRADHPEDRAGGRPLALVVAHGFTGDADRPYVRRVVEAFARHASVVTFSFRGHGRSGGRSTVGDREVLDLAAAVRWARELGHTRVATVGFSMGGSVVLRHAAHPDAGTDAVVSVSAPARWYYRGTAPMRRVHWLITRPEGRLLGRYGFRTRIHHRDWDPVPLSPVESVPLIAPTPLLIVHGDRDGYFPLDHPEMLAAAAGDDGELWLERGMGHAENAASPELLGRIGEWVVKGVAVRGVA, encoded by the coding sequence ATGAGTGCTGGTCCGGCAGGCCATGTGACGCGATCTTTCGACATTCCGAACTCTGAGACGGCCGATCGAACCCTTTCGGGGCCGCCGCGAACCCCTTTGCGCAGGTTTCTACGGACTGACGACGGGGTGAATATCGAGGCCGTATACGATCCAAAATCCGTTGTATACAACGGCCCGGAAGACACCGGAACTCCACCTTCCGGCCACCTGGCCGACCGCTGCGGCGACCGCTTCGACCGCGCCGACCACCCGGAGGACCGGGCCGGCGGCCGCCCCCTCGCCCTCGTCGTCGCGCACGGCTTCACGGGGGACGCGGATCGTCCGTATGTTCGAAGAGTGGTGGAGGCGTTCGCCCGCCACGCCTCCGTCGTCACCTTCTCCTTCCGGGGCCACGGAAGATCCGGCGGCCGTTCCACGGTCGGCGACCGCGAGGTGCTCGACCTCGCGGCGGCGGTCCGCTGGGCCCGTGAACTCGGCCACACACGCGTCGCCACCGTCGGCTTCTCCATGGGCGGCTCGGTCGTCCTGCGCCACGCGGCCCACCCCGACGCGGGCACCGACGCCGTCGTCTCGGTCAGCGCCCCCGCCCGCTGGTACTACCGGGGCACGGCACCCATGCGCCGGGTCCACTGGCTCATCACCCGCCCTGAGGGCCGCCTCCTCGGCCGCTACGGCTTCCGCACCCGTATCCACCACCGCGACTGGGACCCCGTTCCCCTCTCCCCGGTGGAATCCGTGCCCCTCATCGCCCCGACCCCCCTGCTGATAGTCCACGGCGACCGCGACGGCTATTTCCCGCTCGACCACCCGGAGATGCTGGCCGCGGCGGCGGGCGACGACGGTGAACTCTGGCTGGAACGGGGCATGGGCCACGCGGAGAACGCGGCGAGCCCGGAATTGCTGGGGAGGATCGGCGAGTGGGTGGTGAAGGGGGTCGCGGTCAGGGGCGTAGCCTGA
- a CDS encoding MoaD/ThiS family protein encodes MPKGTVRYWAAAKSAAGVAEEPYDAATLADALDAARDRHPGELVRVLRRCSFLVDGNPVGTRAHETVRLAEGGTVEVLPPFAGG; translated from the coding sequence ATGCCAAAGGGCACCGTCCGCTACTGGGCCGCAGCCAAGTCCGCAGCCGGCGTCGCCGAGGAGCCCTACGACGCGGCCACCCTCGCGGACGCCCTGGATGCGGCCCGCGACCGCCACCCCGGCGAACTCGTCCGCGTGCTGCGGCGCTGCTCGTTCCTCGTCGACGGAAACCCCGTGGGTACCCGTGCGCATGAGACGGTACGTCTGGCCGAGGGCGGCACGGTCGAGGTGCTCCCGCCGTTCGCAGGAGGGTGA
- a CDS encoding DUF2993 domain-containing protein, with the protein MRALRILVIVAVILGGLFVAADRLAVGFAEDEAAQQLKASEGLTTTPDVSIKGFPFLTQVAGGELDDVEVGIENVEASTGKPGESIRIADLQANMRGVAFSSDYSSATADSATGTATIGYDELLKAAKSEPTDVGLGFTARVVGLSDGGKGKIKVNVEIDPPALAPQTVSVLSTVSVKGDKVEVQADSLPSLGGADLAENVVRSITDFQQAIDDLPGGIKLDKVEAAPDGVEITVKGSNVKLAG; encoded by the coding sequence ATGCGCGCACTGCGAATACTTGTCATCGTCGCCGTGATCCTGGGCGGCCTCTTCGTCGCCGCGGACCGCCTGGCCGTCGGTTTCGCCGAGGACGAGGCGGCCCAGCAGCTGAAGGCCAGTGAGGGCCTGACGACCACCCCGGACGTGTCCATCAAGGGCTTCCCCTTCCTCACCCAGGTCGCGGGCGGCGAACTCGACGACGTCGAGGTCGGCATCGAGAACGTCGAGGCGAGCACCGGCAAGCCCGGCGAGAGCATCCGCATCGCCGACCTGCAGGCGAACATGCGCGGCGTCGCCTTCTCCAGCGACTACAGCTCCGCCACGGCCGACAGCGCCACCGGCACCGCGACCATCGGATACGACGAACTCCTCAAGGCCGCCAAGTCGGAGCCCACCGACGTCGGCCTCGGCTTCACCGCCCGCGTCGTCGGCCTCTCCGACGGCGGCAAGGGCAAGATCAAGGTCAACGTCGAGATCGACCCGCCTGCCCTCGCCCCCCAGACCGTCTCCGTCCTCAGCACCGTCAGCGTCAAGGGCGACAAGGTCGAGGTGCAGGCCGACTCCCTGCCCAGCCTGGGCGGCGCCGACCTCGCCGAGAACGTCGTCCGTTCCATCACCGACTTCCAACAGGCCATCGACGACCTCCCCGGCGGCATCAAGCTCGACAAGGTCGAGGCCGCGCCGGACGGCGTGGAGATCACGGTGAAGGGTTCGAACGTCAAGCTGGCGGGGTAG